In Flavobacterium sp. WV_118_3, one DNA window encodes the following:
- a CDS encoding RHS repeat-associated core domain-containing protein produces the protein MLVPNRHEASESYRYGFNGKEKDDEIKGEGDSYDFGARMYDPRTGRWFAVDKMRMKAPDWSPYRFGFDNPMRYKDSDGNWEEDGHFWTVYAMGIAMGLNKATARSLAIHAEYYDHHVAGANNTMPLHLSHDNGEGFSRLFGIGTWADKSLQKSWHGLTGGKQSDVLKKAQENVLSGDLNQLHTVGDSWAHSYVDDNKNRTMWGKTNIWLPVLGRITLEHAFWGGNGNFHADDIADRPYEYKMYQYTLIQLFNNKKFKYNNQITNSKPDLAIFDLVQKNGGNKNSNIFLLESYIGLKTGVKSFSSTSKHNIDNLKIYLNQKGIKYTESSSAEQVSGGSSTVGTPIYTTITTYKIKIKK, from the coding sequence ATGCTAGTACCTAACCGTCACGAAGCTTCAGAATCATATCGTTATGGGTTTAATGGAAAGGAAAAAGATGATGAGATAAAAGGTGAAGGTGATAGTTACGATTTTGGCGCAAGGATGTATGATCCGAGAACAGGAAGATGGTTTGCGGTTGATAAAATGAGAATGAAAGCTCCTGATTGGTCTCCATACAGATTTGGTTTTGACAACCCTATGAGATATAAAGATAGCGATGGTAATTGGGAAGAAGATGGGCACTTTTGGACTGTATACGCAATGGGGATTGCAATGGGACTGAATAAGGCTACAGCAAGGTCTTTGGCTATCCATGCGGAGTATTATGATCATCATGTGGCAGGAGCAAATAATACGATGCCATTACATCTTTCACATGATAATGGTGAAGGTTTTAGTCGCCTATTTGGAATCGGAACATGGGCTGACAAATCATTGCAAAAATCGTGGCATGGTTTAACAGGAGGCAAACAAAGTGATGTATTGAAGAAAGCTCAAGAAAATGTCTTAAGTGGGGATTTGAATCAATTGCATACAGTAGGTGATTCTTGGGCACACAGTTATGTAGATGATAATAAGAATAGAACAATGTGGGGGAAAACGAATATTTGGCTACCTGTTCTTGGACGTATAACCCTCGAACACGCTTTCTGGGGAGGTAATGGTAATTTTCATGCTGACGATATTGCAGATAGACCTTATGAATACAAAATGTATCAATACACTTTAATACAGTTATTTAATAATAAAAAATTCAAGTACAATAATCAAATTACGAACTCAAAGCCAGATTTAGCAATTTTTGACTTAGTACAAAAAAATGGAGGAAATAAGAATTCGAACATATTCTTGCTTGAATCTTATATAGGGTTAAAGACCGGGGTTAAAAGTTTTAGCTCAACATCAAAACACAATATCGATAATTTAAAAATATACTTAAATCAAAAAGGAATAAAATACACCGAGAGTTCATCAGCAGAACAAGTTTCAGGAGGGAGTTCAACTGTAGGAACGCCAATATATACTACGATAACTACATATAAAATAAAAATTAAAAAATAA
- a CDS encoding RHS repeat-associated core domain-containing protein, giving the protein MLVPNRHESSESYRYGFNGKEKDDELKGEGNSFDFGDRMYDPRTGRWFTRDPLEGKYPQWSSYSSMGNNPMFFIDADGKEPVPSYLGFVMSYRLLKLRPTQWYQTGGIYHKKSFNDAALYSTEHLRYDAYRTVRQRNAYYAWVQKEADKKGINSQWFGAAEIVTGYRAVGGTEIPDRGYFSSDEVDRFLQEGNQFLFERNMRNAKDLLDDGKLTKSFTDANGVRQSFEGLVGIDLDYKMVEYEQSKVQEFIKNYRGDLKKIIAGVNKLMSSPIGASEVKKVMKEHFEGGKTFDFKRYRDRVKLGKELIKMAHDDK; this is encoded by the coding sequence ATGCTGGTGCCAAACCGTCACGAGTCCTCAGAATCATATCGTTATGGGTTTAATGGAAAAGAAAAAGACGATGAGTTAAAAGGTGAAGGAAATAGCTTTGACTTTGGTGATAGAATGTATGATCCGAGAACAGGAAGATGGTTTACTAGGGATCCTTTAGAAGGAAAATATCCACAATGGTCATCTTATTCATCCATGGGAAATAATCCAATGTTTTTTATTGATGCTGATGGTAAAGAACCTGTCCCGTCATATTTAGGATTCGTGATGTCATATCGTCTGCTTAAACTAAGACCAACACAATGGTATCAGACAGGTGGGATCTACCATAAAAAATCGTTTAATGATGCAGCACTTTATAGTACGGAACATTTAAGATACGATGCTTATAGAACGGTTCGTCAAAGAAATGCCTATTATGCATGGGTTCAAAAAGAAGCTGATAAAAAAGGAATTAATTCTCAATGGTTCGGAGCAGCAGAAATTGTTACTGGATATAGAGCAGTGGGAGGTACAGAGATACCAGATAGAGGATATTTTTCAAGTGATGAAGTAGACCGATTCCTTCAAGAAGGAAATCAATTTTTGTTCGAGCGTAATATGAGAAATGCAAAGGACCTATTGGATGACGGAAAACTTACCAAAAGTTTTACTGACGCAAATGGAGTAAGACAATCATTCGAAGGATTAGTTGGAATTGATCTGGATTATAAAATGGTAGAATATGAACAGTCAAAAGTTCAAGAGTTTATTAAAAATTATCGTGGTGATTTAAAAAAAATAATTGCAGGTGTTAATAAATTAATGAGCAGTCCTATTGGTGCATCAGAAGTTAAAAAGGTAATGAAAGAACATTTCGAAGGTGGAAAAACGTTTGATTTTAAGCGTTATAGAGATCGAGTAAAACTAGGTAAAGAATTAATAAAAATGGCACATGATGACAAGTAA
- a CDS encoding OmpH family outer membrane protein translates to MKLQIEIERYYWLKFNLNIRFFIAEIVLLLKKITSKTVFENKFRILIITNIALFLLIAVGAATFFIANNSPKIVFVDNVKLFDGFNMTKELKKRGEQEFNSRKKVLDSLYAVLQQEGASEIQKEAITRELIAKKQEFEAFNQQFATEESAKIWSRINGYTSDFSKEKNYDFILGSENKRSVLFAKETVDITNELIIYINKKYEGNQ, encoded by the coding sequence ATGAAATTACAGATTGAAATTGAACGTTATTATTGGTTAAAATTTAATTTGAATATAAGATTTTTTATTGCGGAAATAGTTTTACTTTTGAAAAAAATAACAAGTAAAACCGTGTTCGAAAATAAATTCCGTATTTTAATCATAACAAACATTGCTTTGTTTTTGTTGATCGCCGTTGGAGCTGCCACTTTCTTTATAGCTAATAATAGCCCTAAAATTGTTTTTGTAGATAATGTTAAGCTTTTTGATGGCTTTAATATGACTAAAGAACTAAAAAAGAGAGGCGAACAGGAATTTAATTCCCGAAAAAAAGTTTTAGATAGTTTGTATGCTGTCTTACAACAGGAAGGTGCTTCCGAAATACAAAAAGAAGCCATCACCAGAGAATTGATAGCCAAAAAGCAGGAGTTCGAAGCATTTAATCAGCAATTTGCGACTGAAGAATCCGCTAAAATATGGTCTAGAATAAATGGTTATACTTCGGATTTTTCAAAAGAAAAAAACTACGACTTTATCTTAGGATCCGAAAACAAACGATCTGTTCTCTTTGCTAAAGAAACTGTAGACATCACTAACGAATTGATCATCTATATTAATAAAAAATACGAGGGTAATCAATAG
- a CDS encoding tyrosine-type recombinase/integrase: protein MKKTTPIPSLFKQFIKDTETGKRLKKNGERIKPDSIQNYHYVLQNLIQFSSDTSFELRICDASKLNKRELQSEKNYWKKFYQKFTDYLYKKGCHDNYVGSNIKVIRVFFNYLKNDKDFFTGDFQRLFYVRKEEIEILVLSPEQLKFLIHDKEFENSLSVSNRRIKDIFVFGCTTGLRYSDIFLLTNKNFEQVENDWYLKLKSKKTKTFSHIKLPAYAVAIYQKYKTKNVKNPVFGSTSLFNFNKSLKQIGELANFTASVEVSREKQGKRLLKQNNKAPNRFCDKMSSHMMRRTAITTLLILGMPEHLVRKISGHSHASGSFNRYVHYAQVYIDKEIEKVHLKLENSMQ, encoded by the coding sequence ATGAAAAAGACTACCCCTATACCCTCACTGTTTAAGCAATTCATAAAAGATACCGAAACCGGAAAACGTCTGAAAAAGAATGGCGAACGTATCAAACCGGATTCTATACAAAATTATCATTATGTTTTACAAAACCTGATTCAGTTTTCAAGTGATACCAGTTTTGAATTACGGATTTGTGATGCTTCAAAACTGAATAAAAGAGAATTACAATCGGAAAAAAACTATTGGAAAAAATTCTACCAAAAATTCACGGATTATTTATACAAAAAAGGCTGTCATGACAATTATGTTGGCTCCAACATTAAAGTAATCCGGGTGTTTTTTAACTATCTGAAAAACGACAAAGATTTCTTTACCGGAGATTTTCAACGGTTGTTTTATGTTCGCAAGGAAGAAATCGAAATCCTGGTTTTATCACCGGAACAATTAAAATTTCTGATCCATGATAAAGAATTTGAAAATAGTTTATCCGTGAGTAATCGTCGGATTAAAGATATTTTTGTTTTTGGCTGTACAACAGGATTACGTTACTCCGATATTTTTCTACTGACGAATAAGAATTTTGAACAAGTAGAAAACGACTGGTATTTAAAATTAAAATCCAAAAAGACCAAAACCTTCAGTCATATAAAACTTCCGGCTTATGCAGTGGCAATTTATCAAAAGTACAAGACTAAAAATGTCAAAAATCCGGTATTTGGAAGTACAAGCCTGTTTAACTTTAACAAAAGCCTCAAACAAATAGGTGAATTAGCCAATTTTACGGCTTCTGTTGAAGTTTCACGGGAAAAACAAGGGAAACGTTTACTAAAACAAAACAACAAGGCTCCGAATCGTTTTTGCGATAAAATGAGTTCGCATATGATGCGACGAACCGCAATTACGACATTACTTATTTTGGGTATGCCGGAACATCTGGTTCGAAAAATAAGCGGCCATAGTCATGCGAGTGGTTCGTTTAATCGCTATGTACACTATGCTCAGGTATATATTGACAAGGAAATTGAAAAAGTACATCTGAAATTGGAAAATAGTATGCAGTAG
- a CDS encoding RHS repeat-associated core domain-containing protein, producing MLVPNRHEASNEYRYSFNGKEKDDEIKGEGNHYDYGMRNNDPRSGRFFSVDPLTKSYPALTPYQFASNTPIMAIDLDGMEAKVVTYGVKNTYDDNYVKDCSDACASKLGLEPKGVSTGKNLLRVLKDESSGSNETISAWVNYGHSWNRGLFLTNDNGFYRANNTAPGAGADNFKGLLRETKTGNITFSKHTLFIFASCGTAGNGWGGHNVGGGKAAYDNASFSATIGDYVNKNYSLPARDYTGFYKITTIGATDLSNLLKDGTVKTDGRFFKTEKVYKIERTVQESGWWPFKTRKYIDKTTIIQTKTTDLGKKINPTELMKEHNDQDTKIR from the coding sequence ATGCTAGTGCCTAACCGCCACGAAGCCAGTAATGAGTACCGATACAGCTTTAATGGAAAGGAAAAAGATGACGAAATTAAGGGTGAAGGAAATCATTATGATTATGGAATGAGAAATAATGATCCAAGATCAGGAAGATTTTTTAGTGTTGATCCTTTGACTAAATCCTACCCTGCACTTACACCATATCAATTTGCATCAAACACCCCTATTATGGCTATTGATTTAGATGGAATGGAAGCAAAAGTGGTGACTTATGGAGTCAAAAACACTTATGATGACAATTATGTTAAAGATTGTAGTGATGCTTGTGCTAGTAAATTAGGTCTTGAGCCAAAAGGGGTAAGTACGGGTAAAAATCTTTTAAGAGTTTTAAAGGATGAATCTTCTGGAAGTAATGAAACTATTTCTGCATGGGTAAATTACGGTCATAGCTGGAATAGAGGATTATTCTTAACAAATGATAATGGATTCTATAGAGCTAACAATACTGCTCCTGGAGCAGGAGCAGATAATTTCAAAGGCCTTTTAAGAGAAACTAAAACAGGAAACATTACATTCTCAAAACATACATTGTTTATTTTTGCTAGTTGCGGGACAGCAGGAAATGGCTGGGGCGGTCATAATGTAGGAGGCGGCAAAGCAGCATATGATAATGCTTCTTTTTCTGCAACCATTGGTGACTATGTTAATAAGAATTATAGTCTACCTGCCAGAGACTATACAGGATTTTATAAGATAACAACTATTGGCGCTACGGATTTATCTAATTTATTAAAAGATGGAACTGTTAAAACAGATGGAAGATTCTTTAAAACAGAGAAAGTGTATAAAATTGAACGGACAGTGCAGGAATCAGGTTGGTGGCCTTTTAAAACAAGGAAATATATTGACAAAACAACTATAATTCAAACTAAGACTACAGACTTAGGAAAAAAAATCAACCCAACTGAACTAATGAAAGAACATAATGATCAGGATACAAAAATTCGCTAA
- a CDS encoding RHS repeat-associated core domain-containing protein, whose product MLVPNRHESSESYRYGFNGKEKDDEIKGEGDSYDFGARMYDPRTGRWFAVDKMRMKAPDWSPYRFGFDNPMRYKDSDGNWEEDGHFWTVYAMGIAMGLNKATARSLAIHAEYYDHHVAGANNTMPLHLSHDNGEGFSRLFGIGTWADKSLQKSWHGLTGGKQSDVLKKAQENVLSGDLNQLHTVGDSWAHSYVDDNKNRTMWGKTNIWLPVLGRITLEHAFWGGNGNFHADDIADRPYEYKMYQYTLIQLFNNKKFKYNNQITNSKPDLAIFDLVQKNGGNKNSNIFLLESYIGLKTGVKSFSSTSKHNIDNLKIYLNQKGIKYTESSSAEQVSGGSSTVGTPIYTTITTYKIKIKK is encoded by the coding sequence ATGCTAGTGCCTAACCGCCATGAGTCCTCAGAATCATATCGTTATGGGTTTAATGGAAAGGAAAAAGATGATGAGATAAAAGGTGAAGGTGATAGTTACGATTTTGGCGCAAGGATGTATGATCCGAGAACAGGAAGATGGTTTGCGGTTGATAAAATGAGAATGAAAGCTCCTGATTGGTCTCCATACAGATTTGGTTTTGACAACCCTATGAGATATAAAGATAGCGATGGTAATTGGGAAGAAGATGGGCACTTTTGGACTGTATACGCAATGGGGATTGCAATGGGACTGAATAAGGCTACAGCAAGGTCTTTGGCTATCCATGCGGAGTATTATGATCATCATGTGGCAGGAGCAAATAATACGATGCCATTACATCTTTCACATGATAATGGTGAAGGTTTTAGTCGCCTATTTGGAATCGGAACATGGGCTGACAAATCATTGCAAAAATCGTGGCATGGTTTAACAGGAGGCAAACAAAGTGATGTATTGAAGAAAGCTCAAGAAAATGTCTTAAGTGGGGATTTGAATCAATTGCATACAGTAGGTGATTCTTGGGCACACAGTTATGTAGATGATAATAAGAATAGAACAATGTGGGGGAAAACGAATATTTGGCTACCTGTTCTTGGACGTATAACCCTCGAACACGCTTTCTGGGGAGGTAATGGTAATTTTCATGCTGACGATATTGCAGATAGACCTTATGAATACAAAATGTATCAATACACTTTAATACAGTTATTTAATAATAAAAAATTCAAGTACAATAATCAAATTACGAACTCAAAGCCAGATTTAGCAATTTTTGACTTAGTACAAAAAAATGGAGGAAATAAGAATTCGAACATATTCTTGCTTGAATCTTATATAGGGTTAAAGACCGGGGTTAAAAGTTTTAGCTCAACATCAAAACACAATATCGATAATTTAAAAATATACTTAAATCAAAAAGGAATAAAATACACCGAGAGTTCATCAGCAGAACAAGTTTCAGGAGGGAGTTCAACTGTAGGAACGCCAATATATACTACGATAACTACATATAAAATAAAAATTAAAAAATAA
- a CDS encoding type II secretion system F family protein translates to MSFDLSTYKKEAPEKKELKRNTGQFQFSKKLSDKKKEVFYRELGMLLKSGVDFKKALEILSNQSANKLEKEIILRIKERVVEGRSIYESMRETNQFSPYEYYSIQIGEETRKLEEVLTELQKYFNRKIQMQRQIVSVLTYPTIVMLVTILVLYFMLNKVVPMFSSVFKQFGSELPKSTQVILKISNHSGTIFTMVAIVIFGLIAVHFLLKGKNSYRAFTTGLLLRIPYFGNLVRKIYISRFCQAMNLLITSKTTLINALTLTSKMIGFYPIEVAIEAIKDDITRGVSLSDSLKKHTVFENKMVSMVEVAEQVNQLDTMFERLSEQYNEEISHQTKMIGVVLEPMIIIVIGVIVGVIMVSMYAPMFDLSKIIRN, encoded by the coding sequence ATGAGTTTTGATTTAAGTACCTATAAAAAGGAAGCTCCGGAAAAAAAAGAGTTGAAACGCAATACCGGGCAGTTTCAGTTCTCGAAAAAACTATCCGATAAAAAGAAGGAGGTTTTTTACCGCGAATTGGGAATGCTGCTAAAATCGGGCGTGGATTTTAAAAAAGCGCTGGAAATATTAAGCAACCAGTCGGCGAATAAACTGGAAAAAGAAATCATCCTCCGAATTAAAGAACGGGTGGTCGAAGGAAGAAGTATTTACGAATCGATGCGCGAAACCAATCAGTTCTCGCCCTACGAATATTACAGTATTCAGATTGGGGAAGAAACCCGAAAGTTGGAAGAAGTGCTAACGGAGTTGCAAAAATATTTTAACCGTAAAATCCAGATGCAACGACAAATTGTTTCGGTGTTAACCTATCCGACGATTGTCATGTTGGTAACGATATTGGTACTGTATTTTATGTTGAATAAAGTGGTGCCGATGTTTAGTTCTGTTTTTAAACAATTCGGAAGTGAACTACCCAAAAGTACGCAGGTGATCCTAAAAATATCCAATCATTCGGGAACCATTTTTACGATGGTTGCTATTGTGATTTTTGGCTTGATTGCGGTTCATTTTCTGTTAAAAGGAAAAAACAGTTATCGGGCTTTTACAACCGGTTTGCTGCTTCGGATTCCGTATTTCGGAAACCTGGTTCGCAAGATTTATATCTCCCGGTTTTGTCAGGCGATGAATTTATTGATCACATCAAAAACAACTTTGATCAATGCGCTTACGTTGACGTCTAAGATGATCGGTTTTTATCCGATTGAAGTCGCCATCGAAGCCATTAAAGACGATATTACCCGGGGTGTTTCATTAAGCGATAGCTTAAAAAAGCATACTGTTTTTGAAAATAAAATGGTCTCGATGGTCGAAGTGGCCGAACAGGTGAACCAATTGGATACCATGTTCGAAAGGCTTTCGGAACAATACAATGAAGAAATCAGTCACCAAACGAAAATGATTGGTGTCGTTTTAGAACCAATGATCATCATTGTGATCGGGGTTATTGTTGGTGTTATCATGGTTTCGATGTATGCACCGATGTTCGATTTAAGTAAAATAATAAGGAACTAA
- a CDS encoding type IV pilin protein: MFTTTKKYLQKIKKAAVKAYSLTEILIVLCIIGILLLMVLPNQTSVISQAKAIEAQAMLNQVYGLQKSYFYRHSKYSNSLEELGFEQEKTVQEGGQAVYKVEIIEASNDSFMARATSVSDLDGDGNFNTWEIDNKKVLTEVTKE; the protein is encoded by the coding sequence ATGTTTACCACTACTAAAAAATATCTTCAAAAAATAAAGAAAGCCGCTGTTAAGGCCTATTCCTTAACGGAGATTCTGATCGTTTTATGTATCATCGGAATTCTGTTGCTGATGGTATTGCCGAATCAGACGTCGGTCATCAGTCAGGCCAAAGCCATCGAAGCGCAGGCGATGCTGAATCAGGTGTACGGTTTGCAGAAAAGTTATTTTTACCGCCATTCCAAATATTCCAACAGTTTGGAAGAATTGGGATTTGAACAGGAAAAAACGGTTCAGGAAGGCGGACAAGCGGTTTATAAAGTGGAAATCATCGAAGCGTCAAACGATTCCTTTATGGCGCGGGCGACTTCGGTGTCCGATTTGGACGGCGATGGGAATTTCAACACCTGGGAAATCGATAATAAAAAAGTACTGACGGAAGTTACGAAAGAATAA
- a CDS encoding GspE/PulE family protein, with product MTIAINQDIQHIISSDMANHYRVLPKAVTETTIELYSDSSGDRNDLKDELELLLGKQVVFELCDAVEIEKALSIHYRKERETGSKKSLNIEKGDFLENLLEEAKSLKSSDIHFEVYEESARIRFRIDGQLIERYKIEKENYLELVNKVKIRSKLNITEKRLPQDGRITNETFDIRVSILPTLFGEKIVMRLLGQDASNIDLNTLGLEKEELRSYLEAVKKPNGIILISGPTGSGKTTTLYATLRLLNDSKRNIVTVEDPIEYTLKGINQVQLKEDIGLTFASALKSFLRQDPDVIMLGEIRDSETALMAIRASLTGHLVLSTIHTNSAIGTISRLVDMGVPSYLIAETLNLSVAQRLVRKLCNDCKKETVCNKEDFPSHFDFPFEIETYFKPVGCNKCYHSGYKGRRAIYEVLNINHTVSESIKNNTIAQTMENDKKHQSLSEKAFAILAEGETSLEEIYSILINA from the coding sequence ATGACGATAGCGATCAATCAGGATATACAGCATATTATTTCCAGTGATATGGCCAACCATTACCGGGTTTTGCCAAAAGCAGTCACCGAAACGACGATCGAGTTGTATAGCGATAGCTCCGGCGATCGGAACGATTTGAAGGACGAATTGGAGTTGTTGCTTGGAAAGCAGGTGGTGTTTGAATTGTGTGATGCGGTGGAAATCGAAAAAGCACTCTCCATCCATTACCGGAAAGAACGGGAAACCGGAAGTAAGAAATCGCTGAATATCGAAAAAGGGGATTTCCTGGAAAACCTGCTGGAAGAGGCGAAGTCACTTAAAAGCAGTGATATCCATTTTGAAGTGTACGAAGAATCGGCGCGTATCCGTTTCCGAATCGACGGTCAGTTGATCGAGCGGTATAAAATCGAAAAGGAGAATTACCTGGAGTTGGTCAATAAGGTTAAGATTCGCTCCAAACTGAATATTACCGAAAAACGATTGCCACAAGACGGCCGGATTACCAACGAGACATTCGATATCCGGGTTTCGATTTTGCCAACCTTGTTCGGGGAAAAAATCGTAATGCGTTTACTCGGTCAGGATGCGTCCAATATCGATCTGAATACGCTCGGATTGGAAAAAGAGGAGCTGAGAAGTTACCTGGAGGCGGTAAAAAAACCAAACGGAATTATATTGATCAGTGGTCCGACAGGCTCGGGTAAAACCACGACGTTATATGCGACGCTACGCTTGCTGAATGATTCCAAACGGAATATTGTAACCGTGGAGGATCCAATTGAGTATACGCTTAAAGGGATCAATCAGGTACAATTAAAAGAAGATATCGGACTTACGTTTGCGTCGGCTTTAAAATCGTTCCTGCGACAGGATCCGGACGTGATCATGTTGGGGGAGATTCGGGATTCCGAAACGGCTTTAATGGCGATTCGGGCATCTTTAACGGGTCACCTGGTGCTGTCGACCATCCACACCAATTCGGCCATCGGAACCATTTCCAGATTGGTGGATATGGGGGTGCCTTCCTATCTGATTGCGGAAACACTCAATCTTTCCGTAGCGCAACGATTGGTACGAAAGCTGTGTAACGATTGTAAAAAAGAAACCGTTTGCAATAAAGAGGACTTTCCGTCGCATTTTGATTTCCCGTTTGAAATCGAAACCTATTTTAAACCGGTTGGGTGTAATAAATGCTACCATAGCGGTTACAAGGGACGACGTGCCATTTATGAAGTGCTAAACATCAATCATACGGTTTCGGAATCCATAAAAAATAATACCATCGCACAAACGATGGAGAATGATAAAAAACACCAGTCGTTGTCCGAAAAAGCCTTTGCTATTCTGGCCGAAGGAGAAACCTCACTGGAAGAAATATACTCTATTTTAATTAACGCATAA
- a CDS encoding type II and III secretion system protein, with the protein MLKQTVFLIISLLITGLAAAQDADLQQKLDEFAKQKKGLNEVIKIDVSGLTLHDFILSIAEEHQLNVSPDADLTQSVVNNFFDVTVKDVFVFLAQKYDLEIGFVSNIITFKKRKEVKIIEKKQPKFVDVSYNPQNDFLSVKLENDSLPAVAKAIIDKSSKNLILAPDIKGMKVSSYILNRPFDQVIDMMAKSNDLIATKDENGFFYLEKNNNTNTNTGSTSMSSGGGNRSKQAKASVGVPGYYEVDLNKAGYLSVKAYVADVSDLITEAAEKLHINYFLYNKPENEKTTLAADNITFDDLLEHVFKGKKYIFRKQDNLYLIGEHATEGLRATELIALENRSIESVLSSLPKVFSEKLEIKEFVELNGLVVSGSKLTIEELRVYMKQIDKVVPLVQIEVIIAQYNKSYDIQSGIKAGIDKSNIPKTSGGLFPSADMTLNGSSVNSLINAFNGFGLFKLGKVTEAFYLNLKLLENNSIVKIESTPKIATISGHEAKLAIGETSYYFEQNNRLLTNSIGNDILQSGTWKSTDANLSVSIKPYVSADETVTLNIAVEKSSFLGRAGDTAPPGKATQKFESLVRVKNNEMILLGGLDELKKENSGSGVPLISRIPIIKWFFSSRKKAKNDSKLHIFIKPTVVY; encoded by the coding sequence ATGTTGAAACAAACCGTTTTTTTAATTATAAGTCTTCTGATTACTGGTCTGGCAGCAGCACAGGATGCGGATCTGCAGCAAAAACTGGATGAATTTGCCAAACAGAAAAAAGGACTGAATGAAGTGATCAAAATTGATGTCTCCGGATTGACATTACACGACTTTATCCTTTCCATTGCCGAAGAACACCAGTTAAATGTAAGCCCGGATGCCGATTTGACACAATCGGTGGTGAATAACTTTTTTGATGTTACAGTGAAGGATGTGTTTGTATTCCTGGCGCAAAAATACGATCTGGAAATTGGTTTTGTGAGCAATATCATCACCTTTAAAAAACGAAAAGAGGTGAAAATTATCGAAAAGAAACAGCCTAAATTCGTTGATGTCAGTTATAATCCGCAAAACGATTTCTTATCGGTAAAGTTGGAAAACGATTCCCTTCCGGCCGTAGCCAAAGCGATTATCGATAAATCCAGTAAGAATTTAATTCTGGCACCGGATATTAAAGGAATGAAGGTGTCTTCGTATATCTTGAACAGACCATTTGATCAGGTTATCGATATGATGGCAAAATCCAACGATTTGATTGCGACCAAAGACGAAAACGGGTTCTTTTATCTGGAGAAAAATAACAATACCAATACGAATACCGGAAGCACAAGTATGTCGTCCGGTGGTGGTAACCGTAGTAAACAGGCGAAAGCATCGGTAGGCGTTCCGGGTTATTATGAAGTCGATTTGAATAAAGCGGGTTATTTATCGGTAAAAGCCTATGTGGCCGATGTGTCGGATTTGATTACCGAAGCCGCCGAAAAATTACACATCAACTATTTCTTATACAACAAACCTGAAAATGAGAAAACGACTTTGGCAGCCGATAATATTACATTCGACGACTTGCTGGAACACGTTTTTAAAGGGAAAAAATATATTTTTAGAAAACAGGATAATCTGTATCTGATTGGTGAACACGCTACGGAAGGATTACGGGCAACCGAATTGATCGCTCTGGAAAATCGTTCGATTGAATCGGTGTTGTCGTCTTTGCCAAAAGTGTTTTCCGAAAAATTGGAAATCAAGGAGTTTGTCGAACTTAACGGATTGGTGGTGTCGGGGTCTAAACTGACCATCGAGGAGCTTCGGGTGTATATGAAGCAAATTGATAAAGTGGTGCCTTTGGTACAGATTGAAGTGATCATCGCACAATACAATAAATCCTACGATATCCAGTCGGGAATTAAAGCCGGTATTGATAAGAGTAATATCCCGAAAACAAGTGGCGGTTTATTCCCGTCAGCGGATATGACGTTAAACGGTTCGTCTGTAAATAGTTTGATCAACGCGTTTAACGGTTTCGGATTGTTTAAACTCGGGAAAGTAACCGAGGCGTTTTACCTGAATCTGAAATTGCTGGAAAATAATTCGATCGTAAAAATCGAATCGACTCCTAAAATCGCAACGATTAGCGGTCACGAAGCCAAACTGGCAATCGGGGAAACCAGTTATTATTTCGAACAAAACAACCGATTATTAACGAATAGTATTGGTAACGATATTTTACAATCCGGTACCTGGAAGTCAACCGATGCGAATCTGAGCGTGTCGATCAAACCGTACGTGTCGGCAGATGAAACCGTAACGTTGAATATCGCTGTGGAAAAAAGTTCCTTCCTGGGAAGAGCAGGAGATACCGCACCTCCGGGGAAAGCAACACAGAAGTTTGAATCGTTGGTACGGGTAAAAAACAACGAAATGATTTTATTGGGCGGATTGGATGAATTGAAAAAGGAAAACTCCGGTTCGGGGGTTCCGTTAATTTCCCGTATTCCGATTATTAAGTGGTTTTTCAGTAGTCGTAAAAAAGCGAAAAACGACTCGAAATTGCACATTTTTATTAAACCTACCGTTGTTTACTAA